One part of the Hydra vulgaris chromosome 01, alternate assembly HydraT2T_AEP genome encodes these proteins:
- the LOC136075382 gene encoding uncharacterized protein LOC136075382, whose amino-acid sequence MKFYARVLFLYCLLLIVIWILIYSFKIQNDSFKTSSRNTTWHKTFLHEASSHKAPTNESSLNKISLHQKRKNESKKITEFYRIAITCYIPSSPNEVQTFLTMLYGSWRYISNKKDEFSKTRHLVNRVNLIAFTHVDNIVILKTVCQKYNARLDKKNNDERCWYIRQDYEIDIGYDAINSFIMFNRTDIYKILEPYKYTMRTDYDVFLTPTLYTWKAKKKLVVGIGGYSVFFTRKRLKQISLKLNLTHKGVHDVGSTWFGESKLFINLSKKVLENTVLIYLNEFNPKLPGLIKIKLQENEDGIWPEWWRPVSLLYGAEVSLNHWIEDFSDLYKDNLDVSSCSNSSLWETPHIHCWHNDCEFQKFRFIDSLNEILKKNANISSSFFHRFADNVYDKDVSKMTIKEYSTFIAWNSFGKYITKIIHQQNIPASTQR is encoded by the exons ATGAAATTCTATGCACGCGTTTTGTTTCTCTATTGTCTTCTGCTAATAGTTATTTGGATACTTATTTACAGCTTTAAAA TTCAAAACGACTCGTTTAAAACATCCTCACGTAACACAACTtggcataaaacatttttacatgaAGCATCATCACATAAAGCACCCACAAATGAATcatctttgaataaaatatctttgcatcagaaaagaaaaaatgaaagtaaaaaaataaccgAGTTTTATCGTATAGCTATTACTTGTTACATACCTTCGTCACCTAACGAagtacaaacttttttaactatgttGTATGGCTCCTGGAggtatataagtaataaaaaagatgaatttAGTAAAACGCGTCATTTAGTAAACCGCGTGAACCTTATAGCATTTACGCATGTTGATAATATAGTTATACTAAAAACCGTTTGTCAAAAGTATAATGCAcgattagataaaaaaaataatgacgaACGTTGCTGGTATATTAGACAAGATTATGAGATTGATATTGGGTATGATGCAATTAACTCCTTTATAATGTTTAATCGAACcgatatatacaaaattttagaGCCGTATAAATATACTATGCGTACCGACTACGATGTGTTTCTAACCCCAACATTGTACACATGGAAAGCTAAAAAGAAATTGGTAGTAGGAATCGGAGgttatagtgttttttttacacgtaaaagattaaaacaaatatCACTAAAGTTGAATTTAACGCATAAAGGAGTTCATGATGTTGGATCAACGTGGTTTGGGGAAtcaaagttgtttattaatttatcaaaaaaagttttagagaaCACGGTTCTCatatatttaaatgagtttaatcCCAAATTGCCtgggttaataaaaataaaactacaagaAAATGAAGATGGTATTTGGCCTGAGTGGTGGAGGCCAGTTTCTTTATTGTACGGAGCAGAAGTTTCACTCAACCATTGGATTGAAGATTTCTCAGACTTGTACAAAGACAATTTAGACGTATCTTCATGCTCTAATTctagtttatgggaaactccaCATATTCATTGTTGGCATAATGATTGTGAGTTCCAGAAGTTTCGTTTCATAGATAGTTTAAATGAAATTCTCAAGAAAAATGCAAACATTTCTAGCTCTTTTTTTCATCGTTTTGCTGACAATGTTTACGATAAAGATGTATCCAAAATGACAATAAAAGAATATTCAACTTTTATTGCATGGAACTCATTTggaaaatatattacaaaaataattcatCAACAAAATATCCCAGCAAGCACACAACGTTGA